Proteins from one Planctomyces sp. SH-PL62 genomic window:
- a CDS encoding WD40 repeat domain-containing protein, protein MSGLAPPWASGPSDDARRRGPAQRPVVGPPAPHDKRLRPPGPAETPPWASPWGRLRSFQIAPASDRLYLVFGTPPSVQAWSLRRTEDRVEATVESWVDAPPANPSAIALSPDGGLLAISDGTGSIVLMDALRLTVVGRIAPRPDEPEAVATALTFSPDGRRLAAGSQQGVQFWDLDVPSSPRPSYRLPGPSGRTFALAFRPDGRRLAVLGADPAVEFWDLDALEDALRRLDLGD, encoded by the coding sequence TTGAGCGGCCTCGCGCCCCCGTGGGCGTCCGGGCCTTCCGACGACGCCCGCCGGCGGGGCCCGGCCCAGCGCCCCGTCGTCGGCCCCCCCGCGCCCCACGACAAACGCCTTCGCCCCCCCGGGCCGGCGGAAACGCCGCCGTGGGCTTCGCCGTGGGGTCGGCTCCGGTCGTTCCAGATCGCACCGGCCTCCGATCGGCTCTACCTCGTCTTCGGAACGCCCCCGTCGGTCCAGGCGTGGTCGCTGCGACGGACCGAGGACCGGGTCGAGGCGACCGTCGAATCCTGGGTGGACGCCCCCCCCGCCAACCCCTCGGCGATCGCCCTCAGCCCCGACGGCGGCCTGCTGGCGATCAGCGACGGCACCGGCTCCATCGTCCTGATGGACGCCCTTCGGCTCACGGTCGTGGGCCGGATCGCCCCGCGACCGGACGAGCCGGAAGCCGTCGCGACGGCCCTGACCTTCTCGCCCGACGGCCGTCGGCTCGCGGCCGGCTCGCAGCAGGGGGTCCAGTTCTGGGACCTCGACGTCCCCTCCTCCCCACGCCCCTCCTACCGGCTCCCCGGGCCGAGCGGGCGGACCTTCGCCCTCGCCTTCCGTCCCGACGGCCGCCGGCTGGCGGTCCTCGGCGCGGACCCCGCCGTCGAGTTCTGGGACCTCGACGCGCTGGAAGACGCACTGCGGCGGCTTGATCTCGGCGACTGA
- a CDS encoding sigma-70 family RNA polymerase sigma factor, which translates to MKVGATAMAEGPIELLTRARAGETEALGELCALYRNYLRMVVRTGLGPRLRERLELSDVVQEALVEVVRQFPQFTGQNEAALVGWLRRLVGQKLADLGRFHSRTKRAGGVAAVPLDAPWDGGRAEKGGDGGGGGRLLDMLALSQTSPSEVVSRRELIVLLADALAALPEGEADVLWLYHAEGLSFETIGERVGLSRKSVRGVWARGLKRLKRSLEGPPGGSLRYDDDPAG; encoded by the coding sequence ATGAAAGTAGGGGCGACCGCCATGGCCGAGGGGCCGATCGAGCTGCTGACCAGGGCCCGCGCCGGGGAGACCGAGGCGCTCGGCGAGCTGTGCGCGCTGTACCGGAACTACCTGAGGATGGTCGTCCGGACCGGCCTGGGCCCCCGGCTCCGCGAGCGCCTGGAACTCTCCGACGTGGTCCAGGAGGCGCTGGTCGAGGTCGTCCGCCAGTTCCCCCAGTTCACCGGCCAGAACGAGGCGGCCCTGGTGGGCTGGCTGCGGCGGCTGGTGGGCCAGAAGCTCGCCGACCTGGGCCGCTTCCACAGCCGCACGAAGCGGGCCGGGGGGGTGGCCGCGGTCCCGCTCGACGCCCCCTGGGACGGCGGCCGCGCGGAGAAGGGGGGGGACGGGGGGGGCGGCGGACGTTTGCTCGACATGCTGGCCCTCAGCCAGACCAGCCCGAGCGAGGTCGTCAGCCGCCGCGAACTGATCGTGCTGCTGGCCGACGCCTTGGCGGCGCTCCCCGAGGGAGAGGCCGACGTCCTCTGGCTCTACCACGCGGAGGGCCTGTCGTTCGAGACGATCGGCGAGCGCGTGGGGCTCAGCCGGAAGTCGGTGCGAGGCGTCTGGGCGCGGGGCCTCAAACGCCTGAAACGCTCGCTCGAAGGCCCGCCGGGCGGATCCTTGAGGTACGACGATGACCCAGCCGGCTGA
- a CDS encoding Gfo/Idh/MocA family protein: MFVRTGGDRREFLRVGASGAALAMLGEAPRAALGAGFRAKNERPRLALIGAGGQGTWDAIRAAHFGDFVAVADVHKGHAEKARDSDRVGKKKAEAFEDYRKILDRNDVDAVIIGTPDHWHTKICIDAMNAGKDVYCEKPLTLTIDEGKKLRESVEKTGRVLQVGSQQRSDHNKVFLLAVALVRSGRIGKIKKVTAAIGGGPSGGPFSKETPPPELNWDMWLGQAPKVDYIAKRADPDFRWWYEYSGGKLTDWGAHHVDVAHWGLDKEKTGPTTIEVERAVLPVPYKGGFATVDDCYNTANSFLVRATFADGVPLEIRDDTENGVTFQGEGGRIFVTRDRIDLDGGAVAALYKDPIPESLLRDLRHGKLDDDHMANFFACCGDRGKPASDVWSHHRSLTTCHLANIAIRLGGRKLTWDPEKEAIVGDDEANGFLSRPQRAGFEIVV; encoded by the coding sequence ATGTTCGTGCGGACCGGCGGTGATCGGCGGGAGTTCCTGCGGGTGGGGGCGTCGGGCGCGGCGCTGGCGATGCTGGGCGAGGCGCCGCGCGCGGCCCTCGGCGCGGGGTTCCGGGCGAAGAACGAGCGGCCCCGGCTGGCGCTGATCGGCGCGGGGGGCCAGGGGACCTGGGACGCGATCCGCGCCGCCCACTTCGGCGACTTCGTCGCCGTGGCCGACGTCCACAAGGGCCACGCCGAGAAGGCCCGCGACAGCGACCGCGTCGGCAAGAAGAAGGCCGAGGCGTTCGAGGACTACCGCAAGATCCTCGACCGCAACGACGTCGACGCCGTGATCATCGGCACGCCCGATCACTGGCACACCAAGATCTGCATCGACGCCATGAACGCGGGCAAGGACGTCTACTGCGAGAAGCCCCTGACCCTCACCATCGACGAGGGCAAGAAGCTCCGCGAGTCGGTCGAGAAGACCGGCCGGGTCCTCCAGGTCGGCTCCCAGCAGCGGAGCGACCACAACAAGGTCTTCCTGCTGGCCGTCGCCCTGGTGCGCTCGGGGCGGATCGGCAAGATCAAGAAGGTCACGGCGGCGATCGGCGGCGGCCCCTCGGGCGGCCCGTTCTCCAAAGAAACCCCGCCCCCGGAGCTGAACTGGGACATGTGGCTGGGCCAGGCGCCGAAGGTCGACTACATCGCCAAGCGCGCCGACCCCGACTTCCGCTGGTGGTATGAATACTCCGGCGGCAAGCTCACCGACTGGGGCGCGCACCACGTCGACGTCGCCCACTGGGGGCTCGACAAGGAGAAGACCGGCCCGACCACGATCGAGGTCGAGCGGGCCGTGCTGCCGGTCCCCTACAAGGGGGGCTTCGCGACCGTCGACGACTGCTACAACACCGCGAACAGCTTCCTCGTGAGGGCCACCTTCGCCGACGGCGTCCCGCTGGAGATCCGCGACGACACCGAGAACGGCGTGACCTTCCAGGGCGAGGGGGGCCGGATCTTCGTCACCCGCGATCGGATCGACCTCGACGGCGGCGCGGTCGCCGCGCTGTACAAGGACCCGATCCCCGAGTCCCTGCTCCGCGACCTGCGTCACGGCAAGCTGGACGACGACCACATGGCGAACTTCTTCGCCTGCTGCGGCGACCGGGGCAAGCCGGCCTCGGACGTCTGGAGCCACCACCGCTCCCTCACCACCTGCCACCTGGCGAACATCGCCATCCGCCTCGGCGGCCGCAAGCTGACCTGGGATCCGGAGAAGGAGGCCATCGTCGGCGACGACGAGGCCAACGGCTTCCTCTCCCGCCCCCAGCGCGCCGGCTTCGAGATCGTCGTCTGA
- a CDS encoding PEP-CTERM sorting domain-containing protein (PEP-CTERM proteins occur, often in large numbers, in the proteomes of bacteria that also encode an exosortase, a predicted intramembrane cysteine proteinase. The presence of a PEP-CTERM domain at a protein's C-terminus predicts cleavage within the sorting domain, followed by covalent anchoring to some some component of the (usually Gram-negative) cell surface. Many PEP-CTERM proteins exhibit an unusual sequence composition that includes large numbers of potential glycosylation sites. Expression of one such protein has been shown restore the ability of a bacterium to form floc, a type of biofilm.), with amino-acid sequence MTKGLTRLRSAALALGMIVGTGLGSNVEAAAILKYQTATAIDLSKGISGPNLISFTPASAAGVDLASGSVNAGLGTFVVAPPAAGSSTTYNNVGFAITILPQDLNGNPLTALSTVITGVLNGVVDSPYHSTVTATFDQPIDELDLGTQKLSFSFPKGDKLLVPSQSNAGLTTVEALITSTNTEAPVPEPSTIALVLTTLGGLGLRKYVSGRRTKAA; translated from the coding sequence ATGACTAAAGGATTGACGAGGCTGCGGTCCGCGGCCCTCGCGCTGGGGATGATCGTCGGCACGGGCCTGGGCTCGAACGTCGAGGCGGCCGCGATCCTCAAGTACCAGACCGCCACCGCGATCGACCTGAGCAAGGGGATCAGCGGGCCGAACCTGATCAGCTTCACCCCGGCCAGCGCGGCGGGCGTGGACCTGGCCTCCGGCTCCGTGAACGCCGGCCTGGGGACGTTCGTCGTCGCCCCGCCGGCCGCCGGGTCGAGCACCACCTACAACAACGTCGGATTCGCCATCACGATCCTGCCGCAGGATCTCAACGGCAACCCGCTGACCGCCCTCTCGACGGTCATCACGGGCGTGCTCAACGGCGTCGTCGACAGCCCCTACCACTCGACGGTGACCGCCACCTTCGACCAGCCGATCGACGAGCTGGACCTGGGCACGCAGAAGCTCAGCTTCAGCTTCCCCAAGGGCGACAAGCTCCTGGTGCCCTCGCAGTCCAACGCCGGCCTGACCACGGTCGAGGCCCTCATCACCTCGACGAACACCGAGGCCCCGGTGCCCGAACCGAGCACGATCGCCCTGGTGCTCACCACCCTGGGCGGCCTCGGCCTCCGCAAGTACGTCTCCGGCCGCCGCACCAAGGCCGCCTGA
- a CDS encoding serine/threonine-protein kinase: MTQPADDAASDLTPFDDDDRLGEAIELYLELIERGEAPAAETFAARYGDLGADVRAALEGLELVHGLVGGGSGSAVSGDSGPGRNIESGRRIAGYRVVRELGRGGMGTVYEAVHVGLDRPVALKVLGTHAAPDSSARRRFLNEARTAAGLHHTHIVPVFDVGQVGGLCYYAMQRIEGSGLDSVVRWLRRERGSGAGRWSETGGRNSSSSATKFLRAWSRASSGLPWTRRSPAPGPRSQIADDPTPTWSHGHSLSRLSRSGAATALAVARPREDESAPPFEPPRGSSYYRWAARVGREAAEALDHAHQHGVIHRDVKPSNLLIDAAGSIWVADFGLARRLADPGLTHHDGILGTPRYMSPEQGRTGVIDGRTDVYSLGATLYELLTLRPPFDGSSAAELLDQIAGREPAPPRAIDSRIPRDLETIVLKSLAKRPADRYATAADLAADLARFLNREPVKARRISLPGRAWRVLRRHPGISSVTAAASLIILAVAAFAYHRVVKERDLAEQERDLKVEALHRADAALAKTEEAMRETQAALRTGLWRHAELVRRTDAPDRRGLGLDLLKQAAALEPAPAMKASLRDEAAEFLILRDVEPRVDLATGPTRDVVLGAAGSRLTSLTASIDGEELAFWDVACRRRGDAVALRKLARVDPRDEPPPSGGRGSGGGGASPRRGGWWWGWGDRLAPCGSNLAVVPEEGASILLVDAATGGLVRELDRGAGRVVGVFGEPTGKRLASVEMEVEPREGPPTPPSFDNLGPRRDYRVVLWDLEPSEPHARVLDLDLEGRYPMPPMVAVSVDGKTLAVTASGATTIRLLSTEDGGEIRAIEAPADVRALALGGRDLLAAASEGTIQLWNLANPDAAGFVTSLSSSQSPVVRLQFNPQGTLLAAASFVGPQVELWDALTHKLVAVLSAADPVADLAFSADGRTLAAGGRNLTTSSWTIHEPAVRTLVGGLDSRPVSIAFRDDGLLAIADLAGDVWLWSEPRAASEAAVAAYRLSAAQSETIARQDVVGPPSPPSSAPWPAPATAGPWSWRGAAPSTSGNPIGPTGCSP, translated from the coding sequence ATGACCCAGCCGGCTGACGACGCCGCCTCCGACCTCACCCCCTTCGACGACGACGACCGTCTGGGGGAGGCGATCGAGCTCTATCTCGAACTGATCGAGCGCGGCGAGGCCCCGGCCGCCGAGACCTTCGCCGCCCGCTACGGCGACCTCGGGGCCGACGTCCGCGCGGCGCTCGAAGGCCTGGAGCTGGTCCACGGCCTGGTCGGCGGCGGCAGCGGATCGGCCGTCTCGGGGGACTCGGGGCCCGGCCGGAACATCGAGTCGGGCCGCCGGATCGCCGGCTACCGCGTCGTCCGAGAGTTGGGACGCGGCGGCATGGGGACCGTCTACGAGGCCGTCCACGTCGGCCTCGACCGCCCGGTGGCCCTCAAGGTGCTGGGGACCCACGCGGCCCCCGACTCCTCGGCCCGCCGCCGCTTCCTGAACGAGGCCCGCACCGCCGCCGGGCTCCACCACACCCACATCGTCCCCGTCTTCGACGTCGGCCAGGTCGGCGGGCTCTGCTACTACGCCATGCAGCGGATCGAGGGGAGCGGCCTCGACAGCGTGGTCCGCTGGCTCCGCCGCGAGCGCGGCAGCGGCGCGGGACGCTGGAGCGAGACCGGCGGGCGGAACTCCTCCTCCTCCGCCACGAAGTTCCTGCGGGCCTGGTCGCGGGCCTCCTCCGGACTCCCTTGGACGCGACGCTCGCCCGCGCCCGGCCCCCGTTCGCAGATCGCCGACGACCCCACCCCGACCTGGTCCCACGGCCATTCCCTCTCCCGGCTCTCCCGGTCGGGCGCGGCGACCGCGCTGGCCGTCGCCCGCCCCCGCGAGGACGAGTCCGCGCCCCCGTTCGAGCCCCCTCGCGGCTCGTCCTACTACCGATGGGCGGCCCGGGTGGGGCGCGAGGCGGCCGAGGCGCTCGACCACGCCCATCAGCACGGGGTCATCCATCGCGACGTCAAGCCGTCGAACCTCCTGATCGACGCCGCGGGGTCCATCTGGGTCGCCGACTTCGGCCTGGCCAGGCGGCTGGCCGACCCCGGCCTGACCCACCACGACGGCATCCTCGGCACGCCCCGCTACATGAGCCCCGAGCAGGGCCGGACCGGCGTGATCGACGGCCGGACCGACGTCTACAGCCTGGGCGCCACCCTCTATGAGCTGCTGACCCTCCGGCCGCCGTTCGACGGCTCCAGCGCCGCCGAGCTGCTCGACCAGATCGCCGGCCGCGAGCCGGCCCCGCCTCGCGCGATCGACTCCCGAATACCCCGCGACCTGGAGACGATCGTCCTCAAGTCGCTGGCGAAGCGGCCCGCCGACCGCTACGCCACGGCCGCCGACCTCGCCGCCGACCTCGCCCGATTCCTCAACCGAGAGCCCGTCAAGGCCCGGCGGATCAGCCTCCCCGGCCGGGCCTGGCGCGTCTTGCGGCGGCATCCAGGCATCAGCTCGGTCACGGCCGCCGCCAGCCTGATCATCCTGGCGGTCGCCGCGTTCGCCTACCACCGCGTCGTCAAGGAGCGCGACCTCGCCGAGCAGGAGCGGGACCTGAAGGTCGAGGCCCTGCACAGGGCCGACGCGGCGCTCGCCAAGACCGAGGAGGCGATGCGCGAGACCCAGGCCGCCCTGCGGACGGGGCTCTGGCGGCACGCCGAGCTGGTCCGACGCACCGACGCCCCCGACCGCCGCGGCCTGGGGCTCGACCTCTTGAAGCAGGCGGCCGCCCTGGAGCCCGCCCCCGCGATGAAGGCCAGCCTCCGCGACGAGGCCGCCGAATTCCTCATCCTCCGCGACGTCGAGCCCCGCGTCGACCTGGCGACCGGCCCGACCCGCGACGTCGTCCTGGGCGCCGCCGGCTCGCGGCTCACCTCCCTGACCGCCTCGATCGACGGCGAGGAACTGGCGTTCTGGGACGTGGCCTGCCGCCGCCGAGGCGACGCGGTCGCCCTCCGCAAGCTCGCCAGGGTCGACCCCCGCGACGAGCCCCCGCCGTCGGGAGGCCGCGGCTCCGGGGGAGGCGGCGCGTCGCCGCGACGGGGGGGCTGGTGGTGGGGCTGGGGCGATCGGCTCGCCCCCTGCGGCTCGAACCTGGCGGTCGTCCCGGAGGAGGGCGCGTCGATCCTGCTCGTGGACGCCGCCACCGGCGGCCTCGTCCGGGAGCTGGACCGGGGCGCCGGCCGCGTCGTGGGGGTCTTCGGCGAGCCGACCGGCAAGCGGCTGGCGTCCGTCGAGATGGAGGTCGAGCCCCGCGAGGGACCGCCGACGCCCCCTTCCTTCGACAACCTCGGCCCCCGGCGCGACTATCGCGTGGTCCTCTGGGACCTCGAACCCTCCGAACCCCACGCCAGGGTGCTCGACCTGGACCTGGAAGGCCGCTACCCGATGCCCCCGATGGTCGCCGTCTCGGTCGACGGCAAGACCCTGGCCGTGACCGCCTCGGGCGCGACCACCATCCGGCTGTTGTCGACCGAGGACGGCGGCGAGATCCGCGCGATCGAGGCCCCGGCCGACGTCCGGGCGCTGGCCCTGGGGGGGCGGGACCTGCTGGCCGCGGCCTCCGAGGGGACGATCCAGCTCTGGAACCTCGCGAACCCCGACGCCGCCGGCTTCGTCACCAGCCTCTCGTCCTCGCAGAGCCCGGTCGTCCGGCTCCAGTTCAATCCCCAGGGGACCCTGCTGGCGGCGGCCTCGTTCGTCGGCCCCCAGGTGGAACTCTGGGACGCCCTGACCCACAAGCTCGTCGCGGTCCTCTCCGCCGCCGACCCGGTCGCGGACCTGGCCTTCTCGGCGGACGGCCGCACCCTGGCCGCCGGCGGCCGGAACCTCACGACGTCGTCGTGGACGATCCACGAACCGGCCGTGCGGACCCTGGTCGGGGGCCTCGACTCCCGACCCGTCTCGATCGCCTTCCGGGACGACGGCCTGCTGGCGATCGCCGACCTCGCCGGCGACGTCTGGCTCTGGAGCGAGCCCCGAGCCGCGTCCGAGGCGGCCGTCGCGGCCTACCGCCTGTCCGCGGCCCAGTCCGAGACGATCGCCCGCCAGGACGTGGTCGGCCCCCCGTCGCCGCCGTCGTCGGCGCCCTGGCCCGCGCCGGCGACCGCAGGACCCTGGTCCTGGCGCGGGGCCGCTCCCTCTACCTCTGGGAACCCGATCGGCCCGACCGGCTGCTCCCCCTGA
- the pyk gene encoding pyruvate kinase produces MTVNQVEPVGKVRTKIVATVGPASRDPAMLRRLVEAGVDVFRLNFSHGSHEEHSRTFQAIQDINREMGRQVAVLQDLCGPKIRLGTIAGDVAACDLDAEFVLTSNPISPDDPRELTCTYQELADDLEIGQTVLFADGTVGMVVLEKRPGWVRMKVTLPGRIRSNQGINVPGAALSVSALTPKDLADLEWTANHAVSYVGLSFVRHAADVTRLRAELQTRGSRARIIAKIEKPQAVANLESIVAEADGVMVARGDLGVEIDVAKVPAVQKRIIEICHRARVPVITATQMLNSMESSSRPTRAEASDVFNAVLDGSDAVMLSGETAIGMYPVDAVTTMSQIAYEAENLVFSRSHSGRGGWPMTAETCRDCPCGPSGTVARAGQVLPITEAVVEAASQVAATLRARLMVVATHSGRTALALSKQRAATPTLALTDDQEVALAMALYWGVTALHIPEIFDTGQVLAFADEWCRQHDLIDTGDRLVVVRGVIPDNPNHNAILVHEVE; encoded by the coding sequence ATGACGGTTAATCAGGTGGAGCCTGTCGGCAAGGTTCGGACGAAGATCGTCGCGACGGTGGGGCCCGCCTCGCGCGATCCCGCCATGTTGCGCCGATTGGTCGAGGCCGGGGTGGACGTGTTCCGGCTGAACTTCTCGCACGGCTCCCATGAGGAGCACTCTCGGACGTTTCAGGCGATCCAGGACATCAACCGGGAGATGGGGCGGCAGGTCGCGGTGTTGCAGGACCTCTGCGGCCCCAAGATCCGACTGGGGACCATCGCCGGCGACGTGGCGGCCTGCGACCTCGACGCCGAGTTCGTGTTGACCTCGAACCCGATCTCGCCGGACGATCCGCGCGAGCTGACCTGCACCTACCAAGAGCTCGCCGACGACCTGGAGATCGGCCAGACCGTCCTCTTCGCCGACGGCACGGTCGGGATGGTCGTGCTGGAGAAGCGGCCGGGCTGGGTGCGGATGAAGGTCACGCTCCCCGGTCGGATCCGGTCCAACCAGGGGATCAACGTCCCCGGCGCGGCGCTGAGCGTCTCGGCGCTGACCCCCAAGGACCTGGCCGACCTGGAGTGGACGGCCAACCACGCGGTCTCCTACGTGGGCCTCTCGTTCGTGCGGCACGCCGCCGACGTGACCCGGCTCCGCGCCGAACTGCAGACCCGGGGGAGCCGCGCCCGGATCATCGCCAAGATCGAGAAGCCCCAGGCGGTCGCCAACCTGGAGTCGATCGTGGCCGAGGCCGACGGCGTGATGGTGGCCCGCGGCGACCTGGGCGTCGAGATCGACGTGGCCAAGGTCCCGGCGGTCCAGAAGCGGATCATCGAGATCTGCCACCGGGCCCGCGTGCCGGTCATCACGGCGACCCAGATGCTCAACAGCATGGAGTCGTCCAGCCGCCCCACCCGGGCCGAGGCGTCGGACGTCTTCAACGCCGTGCTCGACGGGTCCGACGCGGTCATGCTCTCGGGCGAGACGGCGATCGGGATGTATCCCGTGGATGCCGTCACCACCATGAGCCAGATCGCCTACGAGGCCGAGAACCTCGTTTTCTCGCGTTCCCATTCGGGCCGCGGCGGCTGGCCGATGACGGCCGAGACCTGCCGGGACTGCCCGTGCGGGCCGTCGGGGACGGTCGCCCGCGCCGGCCAGGTGCTGCCGATCACCGAGGCGGTCGTCGAGGCCGCCAGCCAGGTCGCCGCCACCCTCCGCGCCCGGCTCATGGTCGTCGCCACCCACTCCGGCCGCACCGCCTTGGCCCTCTCCAAGCAGCGCGCCGCCACGCCCACCCTGGCCCTGACCGACGACCAGGAGGTCGCCCTGGCCATGGCCCTCTACTGGGGCGTCACCGCCTTGCACATCCCCGAGATCTTCGACACCGGCCAGGTCCTCGCCTTCGCCGACGAGTGGTGCCGCCAGCACGACCTGATCGACACCGGCGACCGCCTCGTCGTCGTCCGCGGCGTCATCCCCGACAACCCCAACCACAACGCCATCCTCGTCCACGAGGTCGAGTGA
- a CDS encoding PEP-CTERM sorting domain-containing protein, translating into MMRSLLGSVAAVVLSAGLGAGAAHADATLISQFNGGVNVNMTYSTGSGTGSETGGAGAFTLTPTGPAGPAFAGFCVSPDVQVGWGPDTIYASSVLELNTVGQSFFTHSSFSDVGNRLAYLLVTHGGGDSTANSALALAIWYTMDQNFSYTGGNTAVNNQYSSFITFAGYDGGTFYGEGLAKLFVIDPVGSYQNMIGLTGQNFVPEPASLVSAAVGMGAMGLFGYRRTRRGAKPPVA; encoded by the coding sequence ATGATGCGATCACTTCTCGGTTCGGTTGCGGCGGTCGTCCTCTCGGCGGGTCTTGGCGCGGGGGCCGCCCACGCCGATGCGACCTTGATCAGCCAGTTCAACGGCGGCGTGAACGTCAACATGACCTATTCGACCGGGAGCGGGACGGGTTCGGAGACCGGCGGCGCGGGCGCCTTCACCCTGACGCCGACCGGCCCCGCGGGTCCCGCGTTCGCCGGCTTCTGCGTCTCGCCCGACGTCCAGGTCGGCTGGGGGCCGGACACCATCTACGCCAGCTCGGTCCTGGAACTGAACACCGTGGGCCAGTCCTTCTTCACCCATTCGAGCTTCTCGGACGTCGGCAACCGGCTGGCCTACCTGCTGGTGACCCACGGCGGCGGCGACTCGACCGCGAATTCCGCCCTGGCGCTGGCGATCTGGTACACCATGGACCAGAACTTCAGCTATACCGGCGGCAACACGGCGGTCAACAACCAGTACTCCTCGTTCATCACCTTCGCCGGCTATGACGGCGGAACGTTCTACGGCGAAGGCCTCGCGAAGCTCTTCGTGATCGACCCGGTGGGCTCGTATCAAAACATGATCGGGCTCACCGGCCAGAACTTCGTGCCCGAGCCCGCGAGCCTCGTCTCGGCCGCGGTCGGCATGGGAGCGATGGGCCTCTTCGGCTACCGCCGGACCCGGCGGGGTGCCAAGCCGCCCGTCGCCTGA